CACTGCACGCCTTCCTCGACGACGCGATGGTCGCCAACGACCCCACCCAGGACCGACGCGAGCCAGACGAGCACCGCGCCCGGAGCCAGCGCACACACCAGGAACACCCGGCGCCCGAGGCGTGGGAAGGCGAGCGCGCCGGCTGCGGCGAGGAGGTGCCCGCCGAGCAGGGCCGTCAGCACAAGAAGTCTCTCCGGGGGTCCGGCCGGGCCCCGAGGGTTACCGGCGGTGGGCGCGGGCAGGCAGGCAGGCGCCCACCGACCGCAGGTGACGCATGGTCGGCCGCCAGTATGCCGTCGGGCGCGGCTGCATCGTCACAGAGCCCCGCGCGGGTCAGCCGGGCGGCCTGGCCTGGGCACTTGCCTGCTGGGGGGCGTGCAGCAGCGCGGCGAGGCGGGCGCGGTCGAGCACCGTGCCCGCCTCGGCCCCCTCAGGCTGGCGCTTCCTTGGTTCGGGGGGCCTTGGCGCCGGCGGCGCGCGAGACGACGAACATGAGCCCGCCGGCGACGAGCAGGGCCACGGCGGCGCCCATGGCGCCCCACTGCAGCCCGCTGGTGGCGGCCGTGCCGCCGCCGTCGGTCGCGGTGTCCGCAGCATGCCGCACCCGCGTGAAGTAGACGTCCTCCACGTGGTGGTCGACCCCGCCGGCCCGTGAGTCGGACCAGGCAAACAGGGCGGCGCTGTTCGTCGACGCCACCCCGATGGGCCCACGGATGTCCTTGTTGCTGAAGGTGACGCCGACCGTTGCGTCGATCAGGCGGTCGGTGACGCGCAGCGACTCCGACCAGGACTGGCCGCCGTCGTGGGAGGACCGGTAGTACACGTCCCAGAACCGCTCTTCGGGGGCGTCATGTAGCTCGTCTTCGTCGGCCGCTTGGGCGGGGTCCCAGAACGGGTCGTTGCGGTAGTCGTACCAGGCCACGTCGATGCGCCCGTTCGGTGCGACGCTGATGCCGGGCAGGTACTGGTTGAAGTTCGCGACCTCGTCCTCGTCGGTGAGGCTGATGGGGTCGGTCCAGGTCGACCCGCCGTCGCTCGAGGCCATGAACATGATGTTCGACGGGCTGTCCCGGTCTTCGCCGTGCTCGCTCCACGTGAGGTACAGCGTGTCGTCGCCGGGGTCGACCGCGGCCTCCGGCTGTCGGGTCTCCGGCACGTCCTCGTAGATCACCGTGCTGTCCCAGCTCTGTCCCTGATCGGAGGAGGTGAACATGAAGAAGCGCGGGTCGGGCGCGTCGTCGGTGCGGTCGGGCCGCTCGCTCGCGAACGCGTAGACGGTCCCGTCGCTGGTGACCACGATCTCGGGCATGTCGAAGCCGAACACGTCATCCAGGCCTGCGGCGTCGCCCAGGTCCACCGGCTCGCCCCACGACTGCCCCCCGTCGGTGGACACGGCCAGGTGGGCGCGCGTGGGAGCGCAGTTGTCCGGGCAGCCCAGCGACCAGCCGGGCACCGGCGCCTGGTCCACGCCCCGCACGGTCCAACGCCAGCCGCGGTAGACGACCTCGGGTTCGTTGGGGTCGACCGCGATGCTGTTGTTCTTGTTGTGCTCCACCGCCTCCTCGGTGCTGCCGTCGCGCAGCTCGTAGTCGCGGATGCCGGCGGCAACGAGCGTGGCCACGTCGAAGGTCTGGCCCAGGTTGTTCGAGCGCGCGGCCAACGCGTCGATCGGTCCGTTGGGGTGCGGCAGGTCGGTCTCGGTCGACGACCCGCTCAGGCCCACGTGCATGGTCCCGTCCGAGGCGAACGCGACGTCGAGGGCACGGCCGAAGTTGCGCTGGATGCAGAAGGGGCGGTCCTCCGGCACGAACGCAGCCGACTCGCCCCAGGACAGACCGCCGTCGCGGGACACCCGCAGGCTGCAGCCGCCGTTGCGCGTGTCGCCGGTCGCCACGACGACGTTCGCGGGGTCGGTCGGGTCGATGCCCACCGCCGGGTGGTTGTACAGCCGCGTCGGGTTCTCGTTGGTGGTGAGCTGCCTGGCCGCCTCCACCACCGGGGTTCCGCTCTGCGCCAGCGCCGCCGGAGCGGCCAGCGCGACCAGCACCGCCAACCCGACCCCCATCGTCAACATCGTCCGCGGCCTGTGTCCGTCTCGCATGGCTCCGTCGCTCCCTTCGTTGGCGGTCCGATCGGCCCCTGATACCAACGGGGCTTCGCGCCGACCCCACGAGGTGGGCCAGCGCACGAGCAGAAGCCCCCGGTGTGGCGACGTCGTCTCGCCGGCCTCGGGTCGCTGGGCTGAGAGCCGTCCCGGCTCCCGTCATGGCCGCTCGTGG
The genomic region above belongs to Egibacteraceae bacterium and contains:
- a CDS encoding sialidase family protein, encoding MGVGLAVLVALAAPAALAQSGTPVVEAARQLTTNENPTRLYNHPAVGIDPTDPANVVVATGDTRNGGCSLRVSRDGGLSWGESAAFVPEDRPFCIQRNFGRALDVAFASDGTMHVGLSGSSTETDLPHPNGPIDALAARSNNLGQTFDVATLVAAGIRDYELRDGSTEEAVEHNKNNSIAVDPNEPEVVYRGWRWTVRGVDQAPVPGWSLGCPDNCAPTRAHLAVSTDGGQSWGEPVDLGDAAGLDDVFGFDMPEIVVTSDGTVYAFASERPDRTDDAPDPRFFMFTSSDQGQSWDSTVIYEDVPETRQPEAAVDPGDDTLYLTWSEHGEDRDSPSNIMFMASSDGGSTWTDPISLTDEDEVANFNQYLPGISVAPNGRIDVAWYDYRNDPFWDPAQAADEDELHDAPEERFWDVYYRSSHDGGQSWSESLRVTDRLIDATVGVTFSNKDIRGPIGVASTNSAALFAWSDSRAGGVDHHVEDVYFTRVRHAADTATDGGGTAATSGLQWGAMGAAVALLVAGGLMFVVSRAAGAKAPRTKEAPA